AGCCTTCATCTGTAGGTTATATTACACTGGAGTTTTTAAACTGCCCAGTTTGTGAATCCGTCTCTGTTTGgttcttctttctttcctcatCAGGCCCCTGACCCCTGGGTGGAGTGTGTGTCCCCTTTATTTGTCCTTTCCCTGATTGTAACTCCTTCAGTCTGATCAGACCACATGAACTGTATTTTGAGTAAAATACaaagtaaactttaaaaaaaaaaaagttgtggtaTATTTGAtgacttttttaaacattgttcatGATTTAAGATTATAATCGCTTGAATTTAAATTGGTCTCGCCACTGGACGTATCCATTCTTCCTTGCAAATAACTATACCAAGttaccaattttatttttttaaccatcatGGTGATTCCAAGGTTTTACCggcactggtcaattttgagattttaagaatTGGTGTTTCATAATGTTATATTTCAGaccagtggaaagaaaacatccaaaatatacaagtttattttattacacttcatCTGTTTGCATCTGTAGGTTTCaattacgatatatatatatctttaaaggtGTTTTTCTCTCATGCACTGAGCTAGAAATCTCCACTTCAGAAGTGCTTACATACAACAAACTTTACAgtgttttctatttatattctgaagatttttagGGAGGAGTTTGTTCTTATATCATTTGcctgaaaattaatatttaaaaaaagtttactgTTCAGAAAGTTCAGAATACTGTtgtggaaatgtatgcaaattacttCACATTTAATCATAACTTTTCATAAACATTTGTAGTTCTAAATGTATTGAATCAATCATATATTCAACTGGTAAGGTAcggtgatatctattagttacatttttacccTTTTTACCTGGAATGCcttgccttaaaggggtcatatgacgttgctaaaaaaaaacattattttgtgtatttggtgtaatacaatgtgtttatgtggtttaaggttaaaaaaacacattattttccacataatgtacataattttttctcctctatgccccaccttctgaaacacattgatttttacaaagctcatcgttctgaaaagcgagttgTGCTCTGTTTGGCCAGCtctccagtgcgttgtgattggccaaatgcctccttgtgacggaaatgttacgccccttaacactgtgatgccgtTTGTGCCTGATGGGTagaataaaatgtcaggacaccggcgtGATGAGACAAAACTGAGCGGCAACCTTCCACTCTATCTCGTGAAACCAACACAGAAGTGACTAAAACAagtcatcgactggccgctagaggctggctccaaaagggagtcagccCCATAGACTCCCCCTGTTAAAATGCCCAGATATacagcagataaaaaaaatatgttcacagcctggtacaaaaagtggttttggtctatatagctaattttgccgaatttttttataactcatccatttacaTTATAGTAAGCcttaaaattctgcataattaagggcgtggccacttgagtgacaggtggattgtctctgctgtcactgccGTCgcactaggtgggcgtggcttcagcaaccagctcctgcctctttgcccattttcgattatccgggagtgacgcgctgccaagatggcgttGGCCcactccgcccactttgagcttcagaaaCGCTCTTCAAAAATCtaagtccatgtttttatacagtctatggacaaaaccaataaaacccattacaaacgaggcatttgttgcatccagtggggacataactactgtttataatgacttatactgtctttttacacactgcgttgtgtatcgcgctgcataaacataaaaccatgtctgcatttgtgatcggagaaacgacaaacaacaagctctaacagttactctacactgctcaaaacgtttgaatcatcagtggcgaatcctttacatatgaaaacgtacttacaagctgtgtgtcagaagcaccaaactgtccttgcaaagttggaattgctccactttatagaaacagacaccgtattgtaggctactctcacaggaaacagtccttgtcctccataaGATGCGcaacacacatctgaatatttgggttgaactgttctggaacagtgttgtaaatacaacttaaccactaatttctagttgtgtcctcttttggaaggccaaacaaagtagtttcgctttcactacaaaacacagtgtctccactaCATGGCActggtggcaacagcgagaaaaaaaagttacaccttttttctttgcatgaacatttggccggcgttacgcaaatcttcccacattgtgatgtagacatgtgggggcgtgttagaacgagccgttttaggagggcgtggttgactcttaacctaaaggggtcatatgatgcttttttaaagatcattattttgtatatttggtgtaagagaatatgttgacatgctttaatgttcaaaaaacacattatttttcaaatactgtacattattgtatgtcctctatgccctgcctctctcaaacgcataattttctacaaagtccctccttccgacaagcgcagtctgctctgattggccaactgacccagtgcattgtgattggccgaacactgcaagaactcgtcggaaatgtaacacccctttccataatcgcgatgcttcatctttcaaaataaatgtaaagacttagttaataatgtccttagttttaccatcagttcaagcccgaaagggcaacagagtcgcatgacagacacagtgatgatgctcatatgtatttgcagtacacaagccacggacggttaagacagctgactccactgtgtgaccctgtctctctctctcacacacacacacacgtgtgcgcacacacacgacacgcaaaactctgcatttgaacagtcaatagcaaatacttaaactaataacaaaacatacatacagtagctgattcagaagcaccagattgtctagcaaagtcagaattagcCTAcatcctctcctaggttcacgaaacggtcgtccataaaatgtgttgctgttctgttgtaagtaatctcaAAGGCTCCTAAATACATCTAcattcggaaggccaaataaagtgcttttgcttccgcctagatacacacagcatctccctgacatgactgctgcaacactaactgcggttaccgAAACCacggcttctttctttgcgtgaacatctgggcagcgttacgcaaatatttccacatagtgacgtagatatgtggggcgtgtttgaatgagccgttttaggagggcgtggcagagtcttaattttgataaagaatatctctttggttttgagactttagtctttgcaacttcagggatctcatctatgcacaatcagcttgtaacactccaaacagaaaggaaaacttgaaatcacatcatatgaccccgttAATCTCTTTGGagttgagactttagtctttgcaactttacagatcttttttatgcaccaagagcttttaacactccaaagtgaaagaaaacttgaaatcgcatcatatgacgcCTTTAATATCATGGGATATGTCTGTGATAATCATTCAGTATGATTGCATTACTATTTGCTACTGTCATTTAGTTATGGTAACACTACTGTAcagtccttttttttaaatgtgggaCATCATACCCAATTAACAAACTAAATGGGGACATTGCATggacttttatagtttttatatacagCTAGTTCTATAACCCAACCctaacagaaaactttctgcatttttacaattttaaacaaaacctttgtatttttaatttatttccaacAGTGCGAGTCCGAAAAGGAGGTTTTGCCAGATTTAATCCACTTCTGAGTACAAAACTGTCTCCAGAATATGGTTATGTACACACACAGTTTTCCATTCCTTGGTTTTATATATTCGGCTATCAATGCCTAAACATTAAATCTAACTAATATTGGCGTCACTAAACAAATGgcatatacaaaatgtaaaatgtcatgttgAAAACTCAAAGATGCACCATATATAACAACCATATATTCTTATGGAGCACCTGCTTTCacctgcaataaaaaaaagttacagagtGCACGCAGGCTGATCGATTGAAAATTCTTGTCAATTACTTTTGATTGATATGCTTTTCCCATTTCTAACTGGGCGAGTTAAACGTCAGTGAAATTCAAGCCTGTGTATTATTGGCTCGGCTTATTATTTTGACTGCTTCACAACGCCCGCCTTTCTCCTGAAAGCTCGACAATCTATTGGCCAAAAATATATCCTTCATCTGTCATAAAAATACTACCTTATCTCATTTGCCGGAACAAACGTCAATCAGATAAATGCCTTACTGTGATTGGTCAGGACCGCGAGCTCGCGTTGATTGACAAGTAACCTGATTGGCCAGAGGTCGCGGGTGGGGCGGTATCTCGTGTGGGCTCTTCAAGGCTTCACGGAGAGTGAATGTCGTCATGAGCGGTGGGTAGGAATTATAACGTTGGTGTTTATATTACTGTTACTTTCTTAAACATTTTCTTGAGAGAGTGAACCGATATGTATCTTATGTCGTAACCGGTACgcacaagtttaaaaaaaaaaaaaaaacatgcgtaGCACGACGATTGTACCAAATGCACACTTCCGGAATCACGGTTCTTTTCCGCAGCGAAGAGTTTATCTGGCTAGTTAGCACTTTAGCATGCTAAGCCAGCAGTTTCCTCCTCCATCAGCGCACTCTTGAGTTTGTCTCTCCGCAGGCAGAATAAGCTTTGAATAGCGCACTGCGTGCTCGTAGAGAAACATAAACGTGTAAACGGCTACTTAAGACATAATATAACGTGAGGTTAAATAGATATTTTAGAGAATTCAGTTAGCATAGCTCAACCACTTGCAGATATCTGTTAGCGTTAGCCGCTGGGTTCAGTAAGCAGCTTTAACTaaactgtgttgtttttatataagCTTAAAAACACCACTTTCTTCCCCCCAACCGCGAATTGTGCTGTAAATACACAAGCGTTGGCTATCAGCGGCTGTGCCTGCCTGATTAGCTTCTTATGAGAGCAAGCTCCAAAGCCGTTAAATATGATGGCAAAAAGCGTACTGTGTTTTAATACCCTTAGACTTGCTATGATTTTGATCCTGGTCAAATAAATGTGGATAAACGGTTCATTTCGCTAGCGTTGACAGCCAATTAGCAAGCACCATAACATCAAGTGTTTATTTGGGTTGGGATCTGAGCTCTTAAGTTCATGCGGGGTCAGTGCTGGGTGTTTAccatagatgtatatatatagtataccaGAGCAGCGGCTCTCAGTCCCAGCACTTCAGCACCAGGATTGAGAGGATCTTATGGTGTGCTATTAAGTTTTAAAGCCTGCCCCTCTGAATCACTCCTCTCCAGGGTTTAAATTATCACAGGTAACGCCTTCTTAGCTACGCTGTCATAACTGAAAGTGCATGcctttctgttttgtttattttgctttgaGCGGAACAATCAGGTTATTTGATTTGTTCAGTGTTTCCAGTTTCTATGCAAACATTGATCACAGTGCTTTGGAAAATTTGGACACCGTGGAATGCACAGTCTAAGCACAGAATTCATTTGACTGTCGTGCTGCATTATTTCACTGTCAAATGGAAATTGATTGATTGGAGAGTTCTTTGCATTAATAGATTCACCTTTTTCTCACAGATCAAAAGGACAGTATGGCCACCACTGTCGCAGTCAGCCCCAGTGAATATCTCCAGCCCTCCACCACCACTTCTCAAGTAAGGCCCCATCTGTCTGTATTTTTAGGGATGCCTTGATAATAAAATTTTAACCCGATGAGCCAATAATGTTATCGATGAAATCTTACGAAGCATTTGAAATGCTTCAATGAAACTACCATTACTGGTTATTCTCGATTTCTCAATTTCATATTCTGACGTTCAAATAAAATGTCTTGGAAATATTGAGAGAAATCTTCCATTATGCTAGTTTTGCTATAGTTGGTCTAGTTCAAATTcgcatttttaattaatgaaaaggAGGTGACTGTAGAAATTACATGGTAACAGTCGAAACTTTCACAAAATCTAAATAGtgaagttaatttattatttttgttgattttttttttttttttagtgtgtgtcaaaacgtgaaattgaaatgtttgtGAATAAGAACTTATTTGTCAGATACAATGGGGTTAAGctgatatttattaaattatgactGTTTATTAAGCTTACGAACCCTGGACCTGgggggtattccaaaaagcaggttatgtgacatacccggttATGTTTGAGGATAAGCGAGGTTACtgtatgttccagggttagtatGGTCACCTTAGCGCACATGTGATTTACATACGAGCCTTtggtgggcgtgacagatagcgcacaacattatataatattacaagatgtaatatagcctattatatatatatgtatgtgtgtgtgtgtgtgtatgatttaaTGAAGctgtaatataagtaataaataaggtaatatattattttaatatggttatttattttattggcatacataacagttatctgtataaatgATAAAACACTAGGACAAggtcatgtttaatttattatattaatatatttatttattacattttatttattattatttattatttattacattttatattatcatttcacACATGGatcaaaacaaacaatgtaattcatattctcaaggattaaacgaaaaaataaaataaaaatgattgcacagccatcagtCAGGTggtgatatgcactaagcatgtaaacgatctttgtaattatttgtaaacttTAATAGTTGTTTCTGAGTGAAactttttataaaagtaaatcctacaccaaactacactacatgacttttgcccCGCTTTACAGTCTGGACAGGTTGACACTAGTTGGCGAAAGTCGAAGCCAGATTGCACATTTTCATTGAACGATTTCACAGAAAAAAcatgtagacattttttttttttttttttagcttcaaacTATGAATCTATCCAGCCATCAGAGATCAAACATGTCGAGCCGgttttacattgttttcatttgtcacacatATCCTAGTAACAAGGCACATGATGCCATCATTTACAGACTCAGCAAGTgttttaaaagtcatgtaaagTATTCTGGCCTTAAACTGTATATTTGACAACTGTCCCCAAAAAACAATAGCTGTGCCAGTTTAATGTCTTTTCTTGTACTCTGTGGTCTCATGCTTGCATTCTTACAATAATCAGTTAGTCAGACTGCTAAATGTGTATCAACACTCTCTCATGTAGGATTCACAGCCCTCCCCGCTGGCACTTCTGGCGGCTACCTGCAGTAAGATCGGGCCTCCGGCCGCACAGGCCTCAGTCAGCATGCCACCATCTCAGCCAACCACACGCCGTCTGCACCCAATCAAGCCCGCTCCTATTGCCCCTGCTCCACCCAAAAACCTTGGATTCCTCTCAGCAAAGGGAAATGTTATCCAGCTGCCCGCGGGACTTGGTTCGTCAGGGGCCAGCCCTATTGTCTTCACTATTCAGAGCCCTTCACGTCCAGCAGGCACATCCACTGCCAACATCCAGTACCAAGTGATTCCTCAGTTCCAGGGGTCTCAGACCATTCAAATGATGCCTCAGGGAGGACAGATCCAGATCATCCCAGGGACCAACCAGGCCATCATCACCTCACCCGTCACAGTTCAGACCGCCACACCAGCCCCGCCCCCTCTGGCCCCGGCCCCCCAGCAGAAGACGGTGGCGATCAAGCCGTCTTCTCAGAAGCGGCGGCAGAATAATGCCAGCATAAATGCTAACTTTGTACGGCTTCCCAGTGGACTCACACTCCCACTCAATGTTAGTACGAGCGAGGTTGTTACGGAGACTGCTGCTGCTCCAGTGAAGGGCAAGAGGGGGAGGAAGAGACAGGTGGCTATAGCCCCGCCCACCCCGACCGCTCAACCAGCCTCACCGCCGCCTATAGCTGAACAGGTTGAAGCCTTGCTAATAGAGACCACATCCGACAACATTATTCAGgttagtgtgtttgtgtagttCTGCTTTGGCTTCCTGCTTGAGCTTTTTTCAATTGCTGGTTTCCTGTATAATGTCTCATCTGACAGATTTCTACATCAAAATGACCTTTGTGGTTTACACTGTTCTATGTTGGCATGTGTCTCAAGGGAAAATCAAGGGATTTtcagttcttttgtgtttgtatgtgcaaAGTTTGCACAAAACCGGTCgtattcaccccaaaattaaaacacattgatgtgatattattaagtaaaaatgaattataaagtaCATATACACCATATTAGTTTTTATGCTgggtttaaataaaaatcattcaaatttccaATAATCATTGGtattttacagtaattaaaaatactgcattaaattCATTGttcatttagtattatttatttgttgttttaatgaaaaatatttttagaaaaattaagagaacttaatataaaaaaaaatatcttttgtaaTGTGCTGTgatcattttatatgttttttattgtgttcaagtaacttattttcattttagtttttatttatttccatttagtatttttcatgcttaaaaatgtaaaattccaGTCTAAGGCTACTTTTTTGTTTAgggtttaatttaatatttatatttcatttcagaattAATTTGAAGTAATACTAGTGTTGTAATGGCATTATTTGTAGTCAACAAAAATGATCTTAgttataattatgaaaatgtactgATGAGGATCATAATtgagtatatatatgtgtgtgtgtgtgtatatgtatatatatatatatatatatatatatatatatatatatatatatatatatatatatatatatacattttttttaaatatttttttttttttttatttttatttaaattaaaaaaaaaagttcagaattttttttttttttttttttgtacattttttgagtgaattatgaATTTTCTAAAATTCACTCCGGACGTATGCAAGCAGCTGTTTTTATTGCGTATGTCCCTAATAATCTCTTCCTGTCCCAGGCAGGAAATAATTTCCTGATCGTGCAGAGTCCAGGGGGGGGTCAGCCTGCTGTGGTGCAGCAGGTGCAGTTGGTTCAGCAGAAATCAGATCAGCAGGTCGTTCAGATCCCCCCGCAGGCTCTAAAAGTTGTACAGGCCGCTTCTGCCACACTTCCCCCTGTACCACAGAGACAGACAGTCACGCCCAGTGTGCAGGTGCCCCCCCCAGAACCCACGCAGGTACATCAGAAATccactttttgtttatttcctcTTTATGGTTTAATCAAGTTCAAACTAGGGCAGTTAACATTCCATTGCTGAAAAAGTTAATAAACAATTATCTAAAGATGTCATGCATGTGCTCTGCTGTCCCAGGTGCTGATTAAAACAGCCTCAGGTGAATGGCAAGCTGTACAGCTACAGGAGACTACGGTTACCACGCCAACAACACCCACCAGCACGCCCACAACTGCCATGGTCACTAAAAAGGCTCAAACAGGGACAAGGAAAGAAAGGACTCTCCCTAAGATCGCCCCGGCTGGAGGGGGGCTGATTACACTGAACGCAGCCCAGCTGACATCTGCTGCTCAGGCAGTTCAGACCATCAATATTAATGGTGTCCAGGTGCAGGGTGTTCCTGTGACGATCACCAACGCTGGGGGTGAGTAAGTGAATGAGTAAGTGCTTCATTTCCACGGACTTCCAGCTTGTGATGTTAACTTGATCTTGGCTGCATTTTGACTGGTGTCTTTTAGGCCAGCAGCATCTCACAGTGCAGACGGTTCAAGGTGCGGGTCTGCAGCTGGGCGGTgtgcagacacagacacagaccatGCAGGTGGAACAGACGCAGACACTCGCACTGGAACTGCAGAGTCAGCCAGGAGAGAAAAAGCGGCGCATGGCCTGCACCTGTCCGAACTGCAAAGACGCAGAAAAGAGGTGGGAAAGCTCCACATAAAATGGGTTTGTTTGTAATTGGGGTAAGATAGGTCTGGAGAATATGGCtaaaagatgtagatgagtttgtttcttgttcagaaccagtttggagaaatgtatcattccatcacttgctcaccaatggatcctctgcagtgaatgggtgccgtcagaatgagagtccaaacagatgataaaaacatcacaataatccactccagtccatcagttaacgtctcgaaaagctgcttgtttgtaataaacaaattcaccATTAAGGCAGcactattaaaaatacatcagattattgatttttaaatgggttGCATATCAtgatttaactttaaaccatcgcttcttgccaaaaaaaatgaacaagtccataataatgcttccctCAGTGAAACAGtttttctcacatcaaaatccactgacatatttgtttaggacTGCTTTCATATTTCttgaatagtaaaaataataatattattaataattaaaattatttttactgctGCCGAACATAAAGATGTAAAAACAGTAAAgtgttttgaatttaattgaatgtgCATGCATACTTTTTAGCAATGCGCAGCCAATAGTCGAGAAGTAGGCTACTCATAAGTTTGTCATAGATATGGATTTATTTTCTCTGATAAATTCAAATGGTCAAGCAGCAAACTGGTTTGGGTTTTGTTCCATGTAGATGAACTACTATTAGGATGTAACTGTGATTTTCAGATTTTACATTGATCAAGTTTCACAATAGCCCAGTGTTGATTAccattttataatgaataatgtgTCAAAAATCACTTTTCACATGCTGCAGGCCAGGAGAGGTGGGGAAAAGAAAACACATCTGCCACATAGCAGGCTGTGAAAAGACCTTTCGAAAGACTTCGCTGCTGCGGGCGCATGTCCGACTGCACACGGGAGAGAGACCCTTTGTGTGCAGCTGGGTCTTCTGCGGAAAACGATTCACACGCAGTGACGAGCTGCAACGACACGCCAGGACACACACGGGTATGCAAGCttcaaatacacacatgcactaAATACAAGTGTGATGCATCACTGTTTCAATTCTCCTTTTCATCTGTTTTCAGGAGACAAACGCTTTGAGTGCAATAAGTGTCAGAAACGTTTCATGCGGAGCGACCACCTcacaaagcattacaaaacacacatcaacacaaagAGCCTGTGAACGTCGTCTTTCACAGGCTTTCAAGAACTTTGAGGGGGATATGAAAGAAAAACGCTGTTCCCAGGGCTTGTGAGATGGGAGGAAACAGAGGTCAACCCGCCTTCACATGTACGACGTGGCTCTGGAAGATCACCTGTTTTGACCAGCCGTTTCAGGGtaaactacactttttttttttattttactcgcCCTCATCAACAGAGGAACGCTGGCTGGCCGTAAAGTGTGGCCCTCAACCGGGATTTATAAAGAACATGGATGCCAGTTGTGTTTTGGTTGATTCCTCTGTAATACAGAGCAGAAAAGATGTCTGTCTCAGCACCAACAGACACTCGAAACCGCTACTTTTCCCCTGCACttaatttttttcacgtttttggTTGTTTTAGCTAAACCAAGCCCCTCACAAGAAGTGTAGCAGCTAATGGACAGTGTTTCCTGGCTTTTattgtgtaaatgtttgttttcatacgtacaaacatacatttgtactagggctgggaaaataaatcgatgcGTCGCcaatcgagaaatgattcagcatcgattctgagatttccCGAATGCATCGCCATTCTTTCTTGAATTGATTCGGAGCAGAGTTTTGAACATCAGATGGCACtccatgctttagaaacagccgtactctacttgtttccaaatccttacacacacttgaacctaaaataataattcataaaatttgaaAAGGTTGAAGCAAATTACAAAGTTGTTCACAGTGGGCTGAGTTTACATTAATCTCGCGTCATTAAAGCATTCTAAGCTGAGGTGAAATTACATGATATGCCGAATGCACACGCGCTCTTTAGCcctcttcttcatgagcatttgagtgtgcagataaaaactagattagagcgccatcagctgttaaaatctaagatcagaatcgattccagaggaatcgcgatgcattctgaACATCTAAGAATCGGTCCATGaatcgattctgcatcgatttatcGTCCCAGCCCTAATTTGTACATACTATGGCAAATTTGGAAACAAAAGCGATGCTTTGGACAAACTCTTTGACTCAGTTCAATTATATTCagttgataaattattttttttttaagtctgctTTGGAATTTTAAACAGAAGCTTGAAAGTTTGTATAActttggttggttgtttttaatattagtggaTGTTTGGAAAAGAAATATTTGGCTTTTACATACTCGTCCGTGTTAGACAATCATGTCTTATATAGAGGAGATAAACCAGAGGGTAAATATCTTGGGACTTGCTACACATTAAAAGGTTCATCATCATAAtaaggaataatttatttataaaaaaaaaaaaaaaaaaaaaaaaaagcggaaaTGGCATCGGATGTATGCAGGTTGTGTCTTTATTAAAAGATTGCAAATGTGTCCGTTCAAAAAATTGTAGATAAAGAAGAACTCGTGTGTATGTTCTCGTGTAAAGCAGAATGAAATGTCTCACGAAACAGGACACAATGTGATGAAAATGTgattgaatgttttatttcattgaaGGTACTTATAAGTCCATGCTGATGGATTTAATGGCTAGCTAAATTCAGTCATTCCATTTAAGTTCATCCAAGTTTTTGTCCAAGCTCTCTAAAAGAGGccttaagaagaagaaaaacctgtgcttatgtatgtttgtatagtGTCTTGAGTTGCGCTGTTGTATTTGGGTGTAAAATGTAGGATAATTGTTACACAAACCTGTATTGGCTATTGCTGCCAAACATGAAAGATATGGACTGTGTACAGTGTAAATGAGAAGGAAAAAACAATGTTGTATAGTTTCATTCCTAATAGATTACCCTTTTTATTGACTAAAAGTTGCCTTAGTCTGCAGCACcccatatttaaagatatttgtcTTTTTCCAGGGAACTGCATTTGTAGAcctgctttattattattttttgtctaaCTTATAAAGTGTGAAGAAAAATGCCAATTTATGTGCACTGACCAAATTCAGGGTTTTCACTGAGTggataattaaattttttggttcATGTACCTACATCTGATTTGACAGAATAAAAAGTTCTTTATCTATCCTTGATAAACCCCACATTTAAAGAGCCCTGGCTTTGAAAATCGGTAGGTAACCCTGTGTTTGTATAACTTGTATTGAGGAGCTTAGACCA
This DNA window, taken from Cyprinus carpio isolate SPL01 chromosome B11, ASM1834038v1, whole genome shotgun sequence, encodes the following:
- the LOC109051943 gene encoding transcription factor Sp2-like isoform X1, which encodes MSDQKDSMATTVAVSPSEYLQPSTTTSQDSQPSPLALLAATCSKIGPPAAQASVSMPPSQPTTRRLHPIKPAPIAPAPPKNLGFLSAKGNVIQLPAGLGSSGASPIVFTIQSPSRPAGTSTANIQYQVIPQFQGSQTIQMMPQGGQIQIIPGTNQAIITSPVTVQTATPAPPPLAPAPQQKTVAIKPSSQKRRQNNASINANFVRLPSGLTLPLNVSTSEVVTETAAAPVKGKRGRKRQVAIAPPTPTAQPASPPPIAEQVEALLIETTSDNIIQAGNNFLIVQSPGGGQPAVVQQVQLVQQKSDQQVVQIPPQALKVVQAASATLPPVPQRQTVTPSVQVPPPEPTQVLIKTASGEWQAVQLQETTVTTPTTPTSTPTTAMVTKKAQTGTRKERTLPKIAPAGGGLITLNAAQLTSAAQAVQTININGVQVQGVPVTITNAGGQQHLTVQTVQGAGLQLGGVQTQTQTMQVEQTQTLALELQSQPGEKKRRMACTCPNCKDAEKRPGEVGKRKHICHIAGCEKTFRKTSLLRAHVRLHTGERPFVCSWVFCGKRFTRSDELQRHARTHTGDKRFECNKCQKRFMRSDHLTKHYKTHINTKSL
- the LOC109051943 gene encoding transcription factor Sp2-like isoform X2, coding for MATTVAVSPSEYLQPSTTTSQDSQPSPLALLAATCSKIGPPAAQASVSMPPSQPTTRRLHPIKPAPIAPAPPKNLGFLSAKGNVIQLPAGLGSSGASPIVFTIQSPSRPAGTSTANIQYQVIPQFQGSQTIQMMPQGGQIQIIPGTNQAIITSPVTVQTATPAPPPLAPAPQQKTVAIKPSSQKRRQNNASINANFVRLPSGLTLPLNVSTSEVVTETAAAPVKGKRGRKRQVAIAPPTPTAQPASPPPIAEQVEALLIETTSDNIIQAGNNFLIVQSPGGGQPAVVQQVQLVQQKSDQQVVQIPPQALKVVQAASATLPPVPQRQTVTPSVQVPPPEPTQVLIKTASGEWQAVQLQETTVTTPTTPTSTPTTAMVTKKAQTGTRKERTLPKIAPAGGGLITLNAAQLTSAAQAVQTININGVQVQGVPVTITNAGGQQHLTVQTVQGAGLQLGGVQTQTQTMQVEQTQTLALELQSQPGEKKRRMACTCPNCKDAEKRPGEVGKRKHICHIAGCEKTFRKTSLLRAHVRLHTGERPFVCSWVFCGKRFTRSDELQRHARTHTGDKRFECNKCQKRFMRSDHLTKHYKTHINTKSL